The following DNA comes from Colletes latitarsis isolate SP2378_abdomen chromosome 13, iyColLati1, whole genome shotgun sequence.
CATGAAAAAATTCAAACAAGTGTTAATTTTCTATTCTTTAATCCTATACTCCATTCATCCAGTGATTAATTCGATTCTAattctcgataaactgacaaaaaattttccaacaaAAATTCCTCGATAATTATGACAACAAATGGTAAACAgaaaaaatttgcaaaaatctttTCATTCAATAAAGAATCACCTTaatgtttttaataaaattatatcttTCTATCTCGATGATGGTTTTCGAACGTTCACATGAAAAAATTCAAACAAGTGTTAATTCTTTATTCTTCAACCCAAAACTCCATTTATCCAGTGATTAATTCGATTCTAattctcgataaactgacaaaaaATTTTCCCACAAAAATTCCTCGATAATTATGACAACAAATGGTGAACAgaaaaaattggcaaaaatcTTTTCATTCAATAAAGAATCACCTTaatgtttttaataaaattgtatctttcTATCTCAATGACGGTTTTCGaacgtttataaaaaaattcaaacaagTGTTAATTCTTTATTCTTCAACCCAAAACTCCATTTATCCAGTGATTAATTCGATTCTAATTCTCGATAAACagacaaaaaattttccaacaaAAATTCCTCGATAATTATGACAACAAATGGTAAACAGAAAAAATTAGCAAAAACCTTTTCATTCAATAAAGAATCACCTTaatgtttttaataaaattgtatctttcTATCTCAATGACGGTTTTCGaacgtttataaaaaaattcaaacaagTGTTAATTCTTTATTCTTCAACCCAAAACTCCATTCATCCAGTGATTAATTCGATTCTAattctcgataaactgacaaaaaATTCCTCGGTAATTATGACAACAAatggtaaacgaaaaaattggcaaaaaCCTTTTCATTCAATAAAGAATCACCTTaatgtttttaataaaattatatcttTCTATCTCGATGATGGTTTTCGAACGTTCACATGAAAAAATTCAAACAAATGTTAATTCTTTATTCTTCAACCCTATACTCTATTTATCCAGTGATTAATTCGATTCTAattctcgataaactgacaaaaaATTCCTCGGTAATTATGACAACAAatggtaaacgaaaaaattAGCAAAAACCTTTTCATTCAATAAAGAATCACCTTaatgtttttaataaaattgtatctttcTATCTCGATGATGGTTTTCGAACGTTTATGAAAAAATTCATCAAATTCATTCTTCAACCCAAAACTCCATTTATCCAGTGATTAATTCGATTCTAattctcgataaactgacaaaaaATTTTCCCACAAAAATTCCTCGATAATTATGTAACAACAAATGGTAAACAGAAAAAATCAGCAAAAATCTTTTCATTCAATAAAGAATCAAGATcaccttaattttttaaataaaattctatctttgtacaaaaaaattttgaatctccATACGTTGAAGACTCGACATACTGATGCACTCtgcatttttgtttgtttttttgaaACACAGAAGCAACAAAAGTCAATAGCAAGTCTCGTACTTAGGGTGTCGATTGGCCAATGGAGACGCAGCTTTAAACTCGCTTGGTGAGCCAAGTTATCGAGATCCTGCAAGCTGGGGGGCTCAATGCAAAGGTACAACAGCGATCTCGCCCGTAATTCGTCGCGGAAATTGATTTCCAACCGTCGACGTCCAAAGACTCGTTCCTCCGACACATAAAAGGACATCTTGTCCTTCCACGGTATCGTTGCAACTGGACTTCCTGGCAGGAAATTGCTTCGAGTAGAATTACGTTCGACGCGAGCAATTGCCGATCGAGCACAAATCCTAACGCTTTAACACCTTCAATCTCGCTATCAGCTGCGTTTTACGTGTCTCGATAACTGGCCACGTGCCTCGCTAGGCTAGAAGACGATTAGAAAGTTCCGGAAACAAGGTCCTCGTACAGATCAAAGATTAAACGATATACGCGGAATGCAACAGTTTGGCCTGGCTCGACATTACAGAgtgaaaaagttaaaaaatagtCTGAACGAGTCGCCTGGCGACGATCGAAGATCGAAGCTCGGGCACAGCTAGCGAATCGAGTACAGCCAGCGATCGTTTCATCTCTCCTCGATCGATTCGTCCCCGACTCGAGATCTCGTCGCGGGGTAAATGGCTCGAAAGGTCCCCTGCTTAGATCCTGGACACGTAGAGGGGTCGATGAGCCTGTTGGGGGTTGCCGTTCTGCTTGGAGTATCGAGGATTCTGCAACAATTCTCTGGTCTCGCTGGGTGAACCGGGACTGAGACTATTGGTGGTGGACGTTTCGACGCGATCGCTGATGATCTCCTCCTCGGTGATCTGCTCGAGGTAGAGGGCCGAGGGGACCACCTGGTGGTCCCCGTTCATCGTGGGTGGCGGCGAGTAAGCCGGAGGGGGGCTCCTAGGCGGCGACGTCGAGTCCTTTTCGTTCTCCGTCTCGATGGACGCGCTGGAAGCCACCTGCTGCATCTGCCTCGCCCTTCTGGCGTGTTTGGTGGTCAGGCCCCCGGTCTCCGCGTCCCTCTCCAGCCTGTGCCCCGACCTGGACCTGGTCAGCTGCCTCTGCACGTACTCCTCCAGGTCGTTCTCCTCCTTCTTGGCGATCACTCGGTTCAGGATGATCAGGAAGACACCTACCAGGATGGCGAACAGCCCGATGGCTACCAGCTCGTTCCACCAGCCTCCGGAGGCCTTGGTGCCCCACTGGGCCAGGTCTCCTGGCAGCAGCCCGCTCATGAGGAGGAACGCACCGAGGACCAGGAACACCACGTCGATGTGGAGCATCCCGATCGACGACCAAAGACTTGTTCCTATAAAAGGACATCTTGTCCTTCCACGATATCGTTGCAACTGGACTTCCTGGCAGGAAATTGCTTCGAGTAGAATTACGTTCGACGCGAGCAAATTGCCGATCGAGCACAAATCCCATTGAGACTCGCGACTCCCCAAGGATCCTAACTCTTTAACACCTTCAACCCCGCTATCAGCTGCGTTTTACGTGTCTCGATAACTGGCCACGTGCCTCGCTAGGCTAGAAGA
Coding sequences within:
- the LOC143349573 gene encoding uncharacterized protein LOC143349573, with product MGFVLDRQFARVERTSLWSSIGMLHIDVVFLVLGAFLLMSGLLPGDLAQWGTKASGGWWNELVAIGLFAILVGVFLIILNRVIAKKEENDLEEYVQRQLTRSRSGHRLERDAETGGLTTKHARRARQMQQVASSASIETENEKDSTSPPRSPPPAYSPPPTMNGDHQVVPSALYLEQITEEEIISDRVETSTTNSLSPGSPSETRELLQNPRYSKQNGNPQQAHRPLYVSRI